Proteins from a single region of Urocitellus parryii isolate mUroPar1 chromosome 4, mUroPar1.hap1, whole genome shotgun sequence:
- the Btbd18 gene encoding BTB/POZ domain-containing protein 18: protein MPAMMFGITGKSVCFSPGEAVPAHCCILSACSPFFTERLERERPAQGRKVVLELGGLKIRTLRKLVDFLYTSEMEVSREEAQDVLSAARQLRVSELESLQLEGGKLVKAPQGRRLNRECLQPPSAAPISARVVAPTRRPRTPLPVTQTPCPLGAVRSKSLGKEEGPQEKGNRPNAENLSGTLLLKRKARACLAPQEKSSSPSSHSQGLKENKDDSVLGPTAVSPPSLYPAVDERLLPRKIRLSRSKPSPDVCTSKPSILSGSSTVPTAPGRRLWRQRSINKEAPEDKQKPGRASPLQNTPSPSGLGKAGGSKKQSPEVRAPNSDSAEEGQIGRVKLRKIVNGTCWEVVQEPPLKNSQDSPQIPDPGRVLEPPGAQLPSINEQEMPSTRMELCQDSPVSRLQDFLLSASHSPGHSVVKSEFGSSPELVGKEPMMNIDCREPYAFDTALLRQPCEAEEYRITSAAATSELEEILDFMLCGSDIEPPVGSLESPEVEGCRTPSYHLTETGKNWIEGEEWCLPDMELWPRELTGLEKEPVSENKEPIEPFSPLVMPSENKEPIEPFSPLVMPSEVNEGGVLSVGDSWTPHLEITNSQPLDGQGDKLLHIDSPDPPQRSYRDLSPPCSNWAETELDVSLTMDEELYPAPEASKEAFDNSELLGPLPDSSEDEEIDVVDWTAEGRLGPASVPSVWPDPSSESETEVDILT, encoded by the exons ATGCCAGCTATGATGTTTGGTATCACAGGAAAG TCTGTGTGTTTTTCTCCAGGTGAGGCAGTTCCAGCCCACTGCTGCATTCTGTCAGCCTGCAGCCCCTTCTTCACAGAACGCCTGGAACGGGAAAGGCCAGCTCAGGGTCGGAAGGTGGTGCTGGAACTGGGGGGCCTGAAAATCAGGACACTTAGAAAGTTGGTGGACTTCCTGTATACCTCAGAGATGGAAGTATCCCGAGAAGAAGCCCAGGATGTGCTTTCTGCTGCGCGGCAGCTCCGTGTGTCTGAGCTAGAATCTCTTCAGTTAGAGGGTGGAAAGTTAGTCAAAGCACCTCAGGGCCGAAGACTGAACCGAGAGTGTTTACAACCACCAAGTGCTGCACCAATCTCTGCCAGAGTGGTGGCACCCACACGCCGCCCACGAACTCCACTGCCTGTTACTCAGACTCCTTGTCCCCTTGGGGCAGTTAGGTCGAAGTCTTTGGGTAAAGAGGAAGGTCCCCAGGAAAAGGGCAACCGACCAAATGCTGAGAACTTGTCAGGCACTCTTCTGCTCAAGAGGAAGGCTAGAGCCTGCCTGGCTCCCCAAGAGAAAAGCTCTTCTCCTTCAAGCCACAGTCAGGGACTTAAGGAAAACAAGGAtgactctgtccttggtcctACAGCAGTTTCCCCACCCAGCTTGTACCCCGCTGTGGATGAGCGATTGTTGCCCAGAAAGATCAGGCTAAGTCGCTCAAAGCCATCTCCTGATGTCTGTACATCAAAGCCTAGCATTTTAAGTGGGTCCAGCACAGTGCCCACAGCCCCTGGCCGGCGTCTTTGGCGGCAGAGAAGTATAAATAAAGAAGCACCAGAGGACAAACAGAAGCCAGGAAGAGCTAGTCCTCTACAGAACACCCCAAGCCCATCTGGTCTTGGGAAGGCAGGTGGGAGTAAGAAGCAGAGCCCTGAAGTCAGAGCACCCAACTCAGACTCTGCAGAGGAAGGGCAGATTGGGAGAGTAAAACTTCGGAAGATTGTAAACGGGAcctgctgggaggtggtacaggaGCCTCCCCTCAAAAATTCTCAAGATAGCCCCCAGATCCCAGATCCTGGGAGAGTCTTAGAACCTCCAGGGGCTCAGCTACCCTCAATTAATGAGCAGGAAATGCCATCTACTAGAATGGAACTCTGTCAGGACTCTCCAGTCTCTAGGCTACAAGACTTTCTGCTCTCTGCTAGCCACTCCCCAGGCCACTCTGTGGTGAAGTCAGAGTTTGGGTCTAGTCCAGAGCTGGTAGGGAAGGAACCCATGATGAATATTGACTGCAGAGAGCCATATGCATTTGATACAGCTCTGCTCAGGCAGCCCTGTGAAGCTGAGGAATACCGAATCACAAGTGCTGCAGCCACCAGTGAGCTGGAAGAGATCCTTGACTTTATGCTCTGTGGCTCAGACATTGAGCCACCTGTTGGGTCTTTGGAGAGTCCTGAGGTTGAGGGCTGCAGAACCCCTAGTTATCACCTGACAGAAACAGGAAAGAACTGGATTGAAGGGGAAGAATGGTGTTTACCAGACATGGAACTCTGGCCCAGAGAGCTCACAGGATTGGAAAAGGAACCTGTTAGTGAGAACAAAGAGCCAATTGAGCCCTTTAGTCCCCTTGTCATGCCTTCTGAGAACAAAGAGCCAATTGAGCCCTTTAGTCCCCTTGTTATGCCCTCTGAGGTGAATGAAGGAGGAGTGCTTTCAGTCGGAGACTCTTGGACTCCACATCTTGAAATTACCAACTCCCAGCCACTGGATGGTCAGGGAGACAAACTTCTCCATATTGACTCCCCTGACCCTCCCCAAAGATCTTACAGGGACCTCTCTCCTCCATGCTCAAACTGGGCAGAGACTGAGCTAGACGTGTCCCTAACCATGGATGAGGAATTATACCCTGCTCCAGAGGCCAGCAAGGAGGCATTTGATAACTCTGAGTTGCTGGGCCCACTTCCTGACAGCTCTGAAGATGAGGAAATTGATGTGGTGGACTGGACAGCAGAAGGGAGGCTGGGGCCTGCTAGTGTTCCCTCTGTGTGGCCTGATCCTTCCTCAGAGTCAGAAACAGAGGTAGACATACTAACGTAG
- the Selenoh gene encoding selenoprotein H, whose protein sequence is MAPRGRKRKAEAAAVSTSEKREKLENGKEQVEEAVVIEHCTSURVYGRNAAALSQALRLEAPELPVKVNPSKPRRGSFEVTLLRRDGSSAELWTGIKKGPPRKLKFPEPQEVVEELKKYLS, encoded by the exons ATGGCTCCTCGCGGGAGGAAGCGGAAGGCCGAGGCCGCTGCCGTCTCCACGTCGGAGAAGCGGGAGAAACTGGAGAACGGCAAGGAACAAGTGGAGGAGGCGGTCGTCATTGAGCATTG CACTAGCTGACGCGTCTACGGGCGCAACGCCGCGGCCCTGAGCCAGGCGCTGCGCCTGGAGGCTCCGGAGCTTCCCGTGAAAGTAAATCCTTCCAAGCCCCGGAGGGGCAGCTTCGAGGTGACCCTGCTGCGCCGAGACGGCAGCA GTGCCGAGCTCTGGACCGGGATTAAGAAGGGACCCCCACGCAAACTCAAATTCCCCGAACCTCAAGAAGTGGTGGAAGAGTTGAAGAAGTACCTTTCGTAG